From Aquabacter sp. L1I39, the proteins below share one genomic window:
- the hflK gene encoding FtsH protease activity modulator HflK, translating into MSWKNQSGGPWGSGPRGPWGSGPSSSGPTPPDIEDLIRRSQDRLRHMVPGSMGSKGIILIIALLIGGWLLSGFYRVEPDEQGVVLRFGRFVQITQPGLNYHLPYPIETVLTPKVTRVNRLDIGMRLTDDPRRGSTVVRDVPEESLMLTGDENIVDVDFAVFWVISNAENYLFNVQNPEGTIKAVAESAMREVIGRTDIQPILTGARQGIETGVQDLMQRTLDQYGVGVRVTQVQLQKVDPPAQVIDAFRDVQAARADAERAQNEAQTYANRVVPEARGEASRIENAAQAYRERTVVEARGQAARFLKIYDEYVKAKDVTRQRMYFETLERVLGGMDKVIVDQNGGSQTGVVPYLPLNELARRPAAPAAGAQPQGAAR; encoded by the coding sequence ATGTCGTGGAAAAATCAGAGCGGTGGCCCGTGGGGGAGCGGGCCGAGAGGTCCCTGGGGCTCGGGGCCTTCCTCCTCTGGTCCAACGCCTCCGGACATCGAAGACCTGATCCGCCGCAGCCAGGACCGCCTGCGACACATGGTTCCAGGCTCCATGGGCAGCAAGGGCATCATCCTGATCATTGCCCTGCTGATCGGCGGCTGGCTGCTGTCCGGCTTCTATCGGGTCGAGCCCGATGAGCAGGGCGTGGTGCTGCGCTTCGGCCGCTTCGTGCAGATCACGCAGCCGGGCCTCAACTATCACCTGCCCTACCCGATCGAGACCGTGCTCACTCCCAAGGTGACGCGCGTGAACCGCCTCGACATCGGCATGCGCCTGACCGACGATCCCCGCCGCGGCTCCACCGTGGTGCGCGACGTGCCGGAAGAGAGCCTGATGCTGACCGGCGACGAGAATATCGTCGACGTGGACTTCGCGGTCTTCTGGGTGATCTCGAACGCCGAGAATTATCTCTTCAACGTCCAGAATCCCGAGGGCACCATCAAGGCGGTGGCGGAAAGCGCCATGCGCGAGGTCATCGGGCGCACGGACATCCAGCCCATCCTCACCGGCGCCCGCCAGGGCATCGAGACCGGCGTGCAGGATCTCATGCAGCGCACCCTCGACCAGTATGGCGTCGGCGTGCGCGTGACCCAAGTCCAGCTCCAGAAGGTGGATCCGCCGGCCCAGGTCATCGACGCCTTCCGCGACGTCCAGGCCGCCCGCGCCGATGCCGAGCGTGCCCAGAACGAAGCCCAGACCTATGCCAATCGCGTCGTGCCCGAGGCGCGCGGCGAGGCCTCCCGCATCGAGAACGCCGCCCAGGCCTATCGCGAGCGGACTGTGGTCGAGGCGCGCGGCCAGGCGGCCCGCTTCCTCAAGATCTATGATGAATATGTGAAGGCGAAGGACGTGACCCGCCAGCGCATGTATTTCGAGACCCTGGAGCGCGTGCTTGGCGGCATGGACAAGGTCATTGTCGACCAGAATGGTGGAAGCCAGACCGGCGTCGTGCCCTATCTGCCCCTGAACGAACTCGCCCGCCGGCCCGCGGCCCCCGCCGCAGGCGCCCAGCCGCAGGGAGCCGCCCGATGA
- the hflC gene encoding protease modulator HflC: protein MKNPIFGGVFAIIAALVVVGVYSSAFTVSQTQQALVLRLGNPQPPITTPGLHWKVPFIDNVVYIDNRILDLENPSQEVIASDQKRLVVDAFARYRITNALKFYQAAGTVEAANSRLATVLNSALRRVLGESNFMTVVRDDREGLMHRISEQVNREAANFGITVVDVRIRRADLPEANSQAVFQRMQTERQREAAEIRAQGNEAAQRTRARADREATIVLAEANSKGEQVRGEGDAERNRIFADAYGRDPDFFGFYRSMQAYDASLKAGDTRMLVAPESTAFFRYLTDPFGGTRLPVPPQAAPAATPLSAAPPAPASTAPALPAPAR from the coding sequence ATGAAAAACCCCATTTTCGGCGGCGTCTTCGCCATCATCGCCGCCCTCGTCGTGGTCGGCGTCTATTCCTCGGCCTTCACGGTCAGCCAGACCCAGCAGGCCCTGGTGCTGCGGCTCGGCAATCCCCAGCCGCCCATCACCACGCCGGGCCTGCACTGGAAGGTGCCGTTCATCGATAACGTGGTCTATATCGACAACCGCATCCTGGACCTGGAAAACCCCTCCCAGGAGGTGATCGCCTCCGACCAGAAGCGCCTGGTGGTGGACGCCTTCGCGCGCTACCGCATCACCAACGCGCTGAAATTCTACCAGGCGGCGGGCACCGTGGAGGCGGCCAATTCGCGCCTCGCCACCGTGCTCAACTCCGCACTGCGGCGCGTGCTTGGCGAAAGCAACTTCATGACCGTCGTGCGCGACGATCGCGAAGGCCTGATGCATCGCATCAGCGAACAGGTGAACCGCGAGGCGGCCAATTTCGGCATCACCGTGGTGGATGTCCGCATCCGCCGCGCGGACCTGCCGGAAGCCAACAGCCAGGCGGTGTTCCAGCGCATGCAGACGGAGCGCCAGCGGGAAGCCGCCGAGATCCGCGCGCAGGGCAACGAGGCGGCCCAGCGCACCCGGGCCCGGGCCGACCGCGAGGCCACCATCGTGCTCGCCGAGGCCAATTCCAAGGGCGAGCAGGTGCGCGGTGAGGGCGATGCGGAACGCAACCGCATCTTCGCCGACGCCTATGGGCGGGACCCCGACTTCTTCGGCTTCTACCGCTCCATGCAGGCCTATGATGCCAGCCTGAAGGCGGGTGACACCCGAATGCTGGTGGCGCCGGAGAGCACCGCTTTCTTCCGCTACCTGACCGACCCGTTCGGCGGCACCCGGCTTCCCGTTCCGCCGCAGGCCGCGCCGGCCGCAACGCCTCTGAGCG